In Prionailurus viverrinus isolate Anna chromosome D1, UM_Priviv_1.0, whole genome shotgun sequence, the DNA window ATGGCAGCAGCAATGAAGAGGTAAGAGGCGAGGATGAGCACAGTGGGAGTAATGACATTGGAGGCCAGTATGAAATAGAGCACAGCCTGGTAGCTCTCCTTCACATCACAGGCCAGCTTTACAAGGGGAGGTAGATCACAAAAGTAATCGTCAATGACATTGTTCCCACAGAAGCTCAGGGTAAATGTCTCACTGGTAATGAGGGTTGAGTTAAGAAAGCCACCAAAGTATGAAACTGCAACAAGACCAGTACATAACCTCAAAGACATCGCCTGGAAATAAAGCAGAGGATTGGAGATGGCCGTGTAGCGGTCATAAGCCATGGCGGCCAACAGGTAACACTCACTGTATGCCAGCCCAGCCGAGAAGAAGAACTGAGCAAGGCAGCCAGCAAAGGAGATGCTTTTGTCTTCCGCAGCGCAGGTCATGAGGATTTGGGGGGCATAGACAGAAGAGTACCAGAGATCCAGGAAGGAAAGATTTCCGATGAAGAAATACATGGGTGTGTGGAGTTGACAATCAGCACCAATCAGAGAAATCAGGGTGATGTTCCCGGACAGACTGATGACATAGATGGTGAGGAAAATGACAAAGAGTACTCTCTGTAACCACAAGTCTGCTGTGAACCCTAGAAGTATAAACTCTTTCACTCTGGTGAAATTTTTCTCATCCATCGATGTGGGGTGTCTATGTTCCTTTCCTGTGGAAAGATGAATAACTATGTCAGCATTTCAGTATATCAACTTCTATCATTTGCCATTTGAGATCACTGAAAAACCCAACTGATGCATATACGTTGTTCACTGTGAGATATGCTCATGCTACAGTGGGTATCACTCTTTTTAGGTAACAGAGAAATCAGTGCTATGCTGACTCGGGAGTTCGGTTACTATGCTCATCACGTAGTGCATGTCAccgtatttttttctttgagtcaagttgacacacaatgttaccttaatctcaggtgtgcaacatagtgattcaacaaattGATAGCTTATGCTAGGCTTGCCAAAAATGTAGCTACCCTCTGTCACTATAGAATgctattaaaataccatttactATATTCAccgtgctgtgccttttattccctgtCACCATGGATTTTTCAATGACTTTCTCCTCCAACTCCAATtgagctgtttcttttttctctttgcacttGGGGTGGTTGAGCACCCCGTGAAAGATATGAAAAAGGCAGCTTGAAGGAGGGATCTGGTTTCTCTTCTGGTCATTGTCTCCTTTTGTCTTTACTAGAGAATTACATGAAGAAGCATACTTTCATTAGTCTAAGCATATTTTGGAATATCCTTGGAAATGTATTTACTATAATTTCCTTGAAAGCAATAAATAGAAATCTCTTATGCTTGagggaaaaaatcaaaaaacTTAATTTTGCCCAGATGCTAGGTGACGGACTTACAACtgagctagaaaaataaagaattgttcTCTTGGAATTGTATCTATTTTATGGTAAGAATCTatactttttaactttaaaatacataaataaacacatacatacatacatatgctaTAATTATTGTCAAAGTAGGAATTCTTCGTAATAAGCAAAAGAAGCTTGGACTAAGTGACACTTTAATTGCCTTAGAATTCAAGGCTGTCATTTTCACAAAGTATGTTCCTGAAAGCGGCTTAAGACCAAGAACCAAGAGACCTGAGTTCTGATCTTGCTGCTGATAATGTTAAATAAACTGATAAGCTGCAAAACTCTATTGTCTCACCTACCCTCCTTAGTTCAGGGGGCCGTTAAGAGATCACAGATGTGCTTAAGCACTTTAAAAGCTGGACGTTAAAATCATGTGTTGCGTTCTCTATGATTTCACAATTTCTTCACCTCAGTAATCTGTCCTTCAGAAAAATTTGCTTCACCTCCCAAGGACTTCTAATTGCACCTATGCTATGATTCCTTAGAGTTTCATTTGTTCTCACGAAGAAACCTCCCCTTCTTCAATATGTGGCTTTTATACAAGCCGGTAAATTGCTGGGCTCGACTGCAGAATTTTATTGGGAATGAAAATTGCAAGAGGCTTTTCTTCCCCAACTCTCCTGTTTGCCTCTCcagttattaaaatgtaaaataaacatatatatgcatacatacatatgtgaatATGTACGTCCCCACTTTTACAAATTGAGAAAAAAGGGGTCGAAGGCATTTAGGGTGATATATAAGACACaggtaaatgagataataaaataagaaaaggcaaaggaaaaacaagaccAAGACATAACATAGAGGCAAGGATGGAACCTATTGCACAAAGTTCTACCCACTGTTCTGTAGGGACAACAAACTTGACTCAAAACTTTTTAGCAGCCCATCTATAAAATTAGTAGCATCCAAAAGACAGGTAAATCAACCAAGAGTTTGGGCAAAACATCACCATTCTTGTTACCAACTTTGAAATGATTTCTTCCAAGAATCCTTGTGAAGAGAGTGAGTGAAATAGAATGCATAATATATTGAATAGTGTTATTATATAAGGAGACACACAATAAAGAGCTCTTCTGACCTTTACCTGTGTTCATTCGTAGACTTAAAGCTGGTTATATGCCTTGTTAGAGCCAAGGGATGGGCAGAAACAAAACATCTCCCCCTCCGCAGCTCTCAAACACCTCCCTGTAATAGGGAGATCTTTCTAAGAGGTAGATATGTCTGAGAGTGGTCATCCACAAGGAACTGATCTCTTAATTCTCAGTCCCCTCCAGGCCAAATGTACCTTCcatcatatctatatctatatttctgTATAAAGATCTTAGATATTAAAGCAAgtgaaaaaacatataaatagatACAGATAAAGGTACAGATAGATACATAGAGAAATAGATACGATAGATTACATACAAATAGGTAGAGATAGAgtagatagatagaaagagagatagagtgatagatagatgataggtagacgATAGGTAGAGAGATCATAGATAAACTTGTACTTCTCTTAAGGAACTCCTCTCCCATGCACTGCCTAATGtaggaaaggaaacattttcaggTCATGAAAACATTGGCTGAAGTTAATTCCTGTACTTTGACCTACTTTAAGGGCTAATAAGTTTCCTGCAAGATATAAGGAGGCAGGCTACACACAACTACATCTAGCTACAGAGGGTTCCTGAGAATAAAAACATCCATCACGTACACATCTAATTGCCTGTTCCACTGAAAAAGACAGGAACTAAAGATAAGACAT includes these proteins:
- the LOC125177210 gene encoding olfactory receptor 1013-like, which encodes MDEKNFTRVKEFILLGFTADLWLQRVLFVIFLTIYVISLSGNITLISLIGADCQLHTPMYFFIGNLSFLDLWYSSVYAPQILMTCAAEDKSISFAGCLAQFFFSAGLAYSECYLLAAMAYDRYTAISNPLLYFQAMSLRLCTGLVAVSYFGGFLNSTLITSETFTLSFCGNNVIDDYFCDLPPLVKLACDVKESYQAVLYFILASNVITPTVLILASYLFIAAAISKMRSTQGRLKAISTCGSHLTAVTLYYGSILFVYSRPSTSYALERDKVVSVFYTVVIPMLNPLIYSLRNKDVKDALKKMLDRATFS